Proteins co-encoded in one Kutzneria chonburiensis genomic window:
- a CDS encoding Fic family protein, with protein sequence MKPDQFAAPAFGRVTKKPGDKWAFWYFEPAAMPRDLVMEPRTVLALSKADAALGRLSGVGRLIKDPSILVEPYLTREAVASSRIEGTQASLSDVFRAEAGDHSDEDDDVQEVINYQRALYRGIELLDKLPISSRLILEVHKVLLSGVRGQEKRPGEFRRSPVWIGSPTDSPDTAAFVPPLPEHVGDALADWERFVNEADGLPVLVVCALMHYQFETIHPFLDGNGRVGRLLIMLLLIERKVLELPLLYLSAYMEQNRREYYDRLQAVRERGEIQEWLQYFLTAVHKQASDAEARAGKLVDLREVYRQRLQRKKSRAIEVAELLFSNPFVTVKRVENALEVTNQGARNLIDSLEKSGILRKVGVSGRGGRVFWVADDVFQAID encoded by the coding sequence GTGAAGCCCGACCAGTTCGCCGCGCCCGCGTTCGGCCGAGTGACCAAGAAGCCCGGGGACAAGTGGGCCTTCTGGTATTTCGAGCCGGCGGCGATGCCGCGTGACCTGGTCATGGAGCCGAGGACCGTGCTGGCGCTGTCCAAGGCCGACGCCGCATTGGGACGGCTGTCCGGCGTCGGCCGGCTGATCAAGGATCCGTCCATTCTCGTCGAGCCGTACCTGACCCGAGAGGCGGTGGCGAGCTCGCGGATCGAAGGCACACAGGCATCGCTTTCGGATGTTTTCCGGGCGGAAGCCGGCGACCATTCGGACGAGGACGACGACGTCCAGGAAGTCATCAACTATCAGCGCGCCCTGTATCGGGGAATCGAGCTCCTGGACAAACTGCCGATCAGTAGCCGGCTGATTCTCGAGGTGCACAAGGTGCTGCTGTCCGGCGTGCGCGGACAGGAAAAGCGTCCAGGCGAGTTTCGTAGGTCGCCGGTCTGGATCGGCTCTCCGACGGACTCGCCCGACACGGCCGCGTTCGTGCCGCCGCTGCCCGAGCACGTCGGGGACGCGCTGGCGGACTGGGAGAGGTTCGTCAACGAGGCCGACGGCCTGCCCGTGCTCGTGGTCTGTGCCCTGATGCACTACCAGTTCGAGACGATCCACCCGTTTCTCGACGGCAACGGGCGTGTCGGCCGGCTGCTGATCATGTTGCTGCTCATCGAGCGCAAGGTGCTCGAACTGCCGTTGCTCTACCTCAGCGCGTACATGGAGCAGAACCGGCGGGAGTACTACGACCGGCTCCAGGCGGTGCGAGAGCGTGGCGAGATCCAGGAATGGCTGCAGTACTTCCTGACCGCGGTCCACAAACAGGCGTCGGACGCCGAGGCGCGCGCCGGCAAGCTGGTGGATCTGCGGGAGGTGTACCGCCAGCGGTTGCAGCGGAAGAAGAGCCGGGCGATCGAGGTCGCGGAGCTGCTTTTCTCCAATCCGTTCGTGACCGTGAAAAGAGTGGAGAACGCGCTCGAGGTGACCAACCAGGGGGCGCGCAATCTCATCGACTCGCTGGAGAAGAGCGGCATCCTGCGCAAGGTGGGCGTGTCGGGGCGGGGCGGACGGGTCTTCTGGGTGGCGGACGACGTGTTCCAGGCCATCGACTGA
- a CDS encoding type II toxin-antitoxin system PemK/MazF family toxin, with protein MSEHGPVPRPAHGAVTQVHGAERLARLDYSPDLDGLADPGEVVWAWVPFEDDPNIGKDRPLLVVGRTGRFLLALMLSSKPHESQDWLDLGAGAWDHDGRPSWLRLDRVYELHENDLRREGAVLAPNRFGRVVDALHARGWH; from the coding sequence GTGTCCGAACACGGTCCGGTTCCCCGTCCCGCCCACGGCGCGGTGACCCAGGTGCACGGCGCCGAGCGCCTGGCCAGGCTCGACTACTCCCCCGACCTCGACGGTCTGGCCGATCCCGGCGAGGTCGTCTGGGCCTGGGTGCCCTTCGAGGACGACCCAAACATCGGCAAGGACCGCCCGCTGCTGGTCGTCGGCCGCACCGGCCGGTTCCTGCTGGCCCTGATGCTGTCCAGCAAGCCGCACGAGTCCCAGGACTGGCTGGACCTCGGCGCCGGCGCCTGGGACCACGACGGCCGCCCCTCCTGGCTGCGCCTGGACCGGGTCTACGAGCTGCACGAGAACGACCTACGCCGTGAGGGCGCCGTGCTGGCCCCGAACCGCTTCGGCCGCGTCGTCGACGCCTTGCACGCCCGCGGCTGGCACTGA
- the lepA gene encoding translation elongation factor 4, whose translation MSTFADSTFTSPELIRNFCIIAHIDHGKSTLADRMLQLTGVVDARAMRAQYLDRMDIERERGITIKAQNVRLPWQLDGQDHVLHMIDTPGHVDFTYEVSRALEACEGAILLVDAAQGIEAQTLANLYLALENDLTIIPVLNKIDLPAADPEKYSKELAHIIGCEPEDVLRVSAKTGMGVGELLDEVVRKVPAPVGQADAPPRAMIFDSVYDTYRGVVTYIRVVDGKITPRQRIKMMSTGATHELLEVGIISPEPKPSAGLGVGEVGYLITGVKDVRQSKVGDTVTSDRHGASEPLAGYRDPKPMVYSGLYPMDGSDYPDLREALEKLQLNDAALTFEPETSAALGFGFRCGFLGLLHLEITRDRLEREFGLDLISTAPNVVYRVISDDGTEHVVTNPSDWVNGKIAEVYEPVTKCTIIAPSDFIGAIMELCQSKRGQLLGMDYLSEDRVELRYTMPLAEIIFDFFDSLKSRTRGYASLDYEESGEQSSDLVKVDILLQGEAVDAFSAIVHRDAAYGYGTKMATKLRELIPRQQFEVPIQAAIGSRVIARETIRAIRKDVLAKCYGGDITRKRKLLEKQKEGKKRMKMVGRVEVPQEAFVAALSTEDSGGKGKK comes from the coding sequence GTGAGCACGTTCGCCGACAGCACGTTCACGTCGCCGGAGCTGATCCGGAACTTCTGCATCATCGCCCACATCGACCACGGCAAGTCCACCCTGGCCGACCGGATGCTGCAGCTGACGGGCGTCGTCGACGCACGCGCCATGCGGGCCCAGTACCTGGACCGGATGGACATCGAGCGCGAGCGGGGCATCACGATCAAGGCCCAGAACGTGCGGCTGCCCTGGCAGCTGGACGGCCAGGACCACGTGCTGCACATGATCGACACGCCCGGCCACGTCGACTTCACCTACGAGGTCTCGCGGGCGCTGGAGGCGTGCGAGGGCGCGATCCTGCTGGTCGACGCGGCGCAGGGCATCGAGGCGCAGACGCTGGCCAACCTGTACCTGGCGCTGGAGAACGACCTCACCATCATCCCGGTGCTGAACAAGATCGACCTGCCGGCCGCCGACCCGGAGAAGTACTCCAAGGAGCTCGCGCACATCATCGGCTGCGAGCCCGAGGACGTGCTGCGGGTGTCGGCCAAGACCGGCATGGGCGTCGGCGAGCTGCTGGACGAGGTCGTGCGCAAGGTGCCGGCCCCGGTCGGCCAGGCCGACGCGCCGCCGCGCGCGATGATCTTCGACTCGGTCTACGACACCTACCGCGGCGTCGTCACGTACATCCGGGTGGTCGACGGCAAGATCACGCCGCGGCAGCGGATCAAGATGATGTCCACCGGCGCCACCCACGAGCTGCTCGAGGTCGGCATCATCAGCCCCGAGCCCAAGCCGTCGGCCGGTCTCGGCGTCGGCGAGGTCGGCTACCTGATCACCGGCGTGAAGGACGTGCGGCAGTCCAAGGTCGGTGACACCGTCACCTCCGACCGGCACGGGGCGAGCGAGCCGCTGGCCGGCTACCGCGACCCCAAGCCCATGGTCTATTCCGGGCTGTACCCCATGGACGGGTCCGACTACCCCGACCTGCGTGAGGCGTTGGAGAAGCTCCAGCTCAACGACGCCGCCCTGACCTTCGAGCCCGAGACCTCGGCCGCGCTCGGCTTCGGCTTCCGCTGCGGCTTCCTCGGGCTGCTGCACCTGGAGATCACGCGCGACCGCCTTGAGCGCGAGTTCGGGCTGGACCTCATCTCCACCGCGCCCAACGTCGTCTACCGGGTCATCTCCGACGACGGCACCGAGCACGTCGTGACCAACCCGTCGGACTGGGTCAACGGCAAGATCGCCGAGGTCTACGAGCCGGTGACCAAGTGCACCATCATCGCGCCCAGCGACTTCATCGGCGCGATCATGGAGCTCTGCCAGTCCAAGCGCGGGCAACTGCTCGGCATGGACTACCTGTCCGAGGACCGCGTCGAGCTCCGCTACACCATGCCCCTGGCGGAGATCATCTTCGACTTCTTCGACTCCCTGAAGTCCCGCACCCGCGGCTACGCCTCCCTCGACTACGAGGAGTCCGGCGAGCAGTCGTCCGACCTCGTCAAGGTCGACATCCTGCTCCAGGGCGAGGCCGTCGACGCCTTCTCCGCCATCGTCCACCGCGATGCCGCCTACGGCTACGGCACCAAGATGGCCACCAAGCTGCGTGAGCTCATCCCCCGCCAGCAGTTCGAGGTGCCCATCCAGGCCGCCATCGGCTCCCGCGTCATCGCCCGCGAGACCATCCGCGCCATCCGCAAGGACGTCCTCGCCAAGTGCTACGGCGGCGACATCACCCGTAAGCGCAAGCTCCTCGAGAAGCAGAAGGAGGGCAAGAAGCGGATGAAGATGGTCGGCCGCGTCGAAGTCCCCCAGGAAGCTTTCGTGGCGGCGCTGTCGACGGAGGACTCGGGCGGCAAGGGCAAGAAGTAG
- a CDS encoding Uma2 family endonuclease, whose product MTVMDTCMPPGPLTVADLEVMPDDGRRYELIDGMLFVSPAPGTRHQKMVLQLGMRLEQVCPDDLVVFVAPFAVQTANDTEVQPDVLVARDEDLTEKNLPTAPLLAVEILSPSTTLYDLNTKKAAYQRMGVVSYWVVDPLDPRLTVFELDEAGQYELVADVKGDDAFDAERPFPVRVAPTDLLGRLNQSR is encoded by the coding sequence ATGACAGTCATGGACACGTGCATGCCCCCAGGTCCGCTCACCGTGGCGGACCTGGAGGTGATGCCCGATGACGGGCGTCGCTACGAGCTCATCGACGGGATGCTCTTCGTGAGCCCGGCGCCCGGGACGCGGCACCAGAAGATGGTGCTCCAGCTCGGAATGCGCCTGGAGCAGGTGTGCCCCGACGACCTGGTCGTGTTCGTCGCGCCGTTCGCGGTGCAGACGGCGAACGACACCGAGGTCCAGCCCGACGTTCTGGTCGCCAGGGACGAGGACCTGACGGAGAAGAACCTGCCGACGGCGCCGCTGCTCGCGGTGGAGATCCTGTCGCCCAGCACCACGCTGTACGACCTCAACACCAAGAAGGCCGCCTACCAGCGGATGGGCGTGGTCAGCTACTGGGTCGTCGACCCGCTCGACCCGAGGCTGACCGTCTTCGAGCTGGACGAGGCCGGCCAGTACGAGCTGGTCGCCGACGTCAAGGGCGACGATGCCTTCGACGCCGAGCGCCCGTTCCCGGTGCGAGTGGCGCCCACAGACCTGTTGGGTCGGCTGAACCAGTCCCGCTGA
- a CDS encoding DUF3224 domain-containing protein, whose protein sequence is MSIAEGTFDITRWDDETYLDADGITLGHVWVAKAFQGALTGTSTARLLTAGGPVAGSAAYVAVERFVGSVEGLAGSFVLSHSAVMAGGSGEMTVRIVPDSGTGKLEGITGTLRIDKAADGTHSYHLDYEV, encoded by the coding sequence ATGAGCATCGCTGAGGGCACCTTCGACATCACGCGCTGGGACGACGAGACCTACCTCGACGCCGACGGCATCACACTGGGACACGTCTGGGTGGCCAAGGCTTTTCAGGGGGCTCTGACCGGCACCAGCACCGCTCGGCTGCTCACCGCCGGCGGTCCCGTGGCCGGTTCCGCCGCCTATGTCGCCGTCGAGCGCTTCGTCGGCTCCGTCGAGGGCCTTGCCGGCTCTTTCGTGCTGTCCCACTCCGCCGTCATGGCCGGTGGTTCCGGCGAGATGACCGTACGGATCGTGCCCGACTCCGGCACCGGCAAGCTGGAGGGCATCACCGGCACGCTCCGTATCGACAAGGCCGCCGATGGCACGCACAGTTACCACCTGGACTACGAGGTCTGA
- a CDS encoding phosphohydrolase, producing the protein MTFSVSDAVRIATAAHDGQIDKSGKPYIGHPVRVMNRVTGPYEQMAAVLHDVIEDTPVTADDLRAAGCPERVVTAVVALSHLPGEAQADYLARVAVDPIAVVVKHADIADNMSPARFDALDPATQARLRIKYDTALRLLDSYLT; encoded by the coding sequence ATGACCTTCTCAGTTTCGGATGCGGTGCGGATCGCCACCGCCGCGCACGACGGGCAGATCGACAAGAGCGGCAAACCCTACATCGGGCATCCGGTGCGGGTCATGAACCGGGTCACCGGTCCGTACGAGCAGATGGCCGCCGTCCTGCACGACGTGATCGAGGACACCCCGGTCACCGCCGACGATCTGCGGGCCGCCGGCTGCCCCGAGCGGGTCGTCACCGCCGTCGTCGCGTTGAGCCATCTGCCCGGCGAGGCGCAGGCCGACTACCTGGCCCGGGTCGCCGTCGACCCCATCGCCGTCGTCGTCAAGCACGCCGACATCGCCGACAACATGTCGCCGGCCCGCTTCGACGCCCTCGATCCGGCCACCCAGGCCCGGCTGCGGATCAAGTACGACACCGCGCTGCGACTGCTGGACTCATACCTGACATGA
- a CDS encoding M50 family metallopeptidase — MDLTDVWNRVLGGQPSPQWELVLIAGAIALIGVLPWPVWRFTRNLVTIAHEGGHALAAVLTGRRLTGIQLHSDTSGLTLTRGRPRGPGMVLTAAAGYVTPSLLGLGVAALLGAGKITLLLWIAIVLLAAMLVMIRNAFGVLSVLVTGGIVFAVSWYASTDIQAVFGYVIAWFLLLGGVRPVFELQRKRWRGRAPDSDADQLAKITGVAGGLWVTLFGLVSIASLVIGADLLLPH; from the coding sequence ATGGACCTCACCGATGTCTGGAACCGGGTGCTCGGCGGCCAGCCGAGCCCGCAGTGGGAACTGGTGCTGATCGCCGGCGCGATCGCGCTGATCGGCGTGCTGCCGTGGCCGGTCTGGCGGTTCACCCGCAACCTGGTCACGATCGCGCACGAAGGCGGCCACGCCCTGGCCGCGGTGCTCACGGGCCGTCGGCTGACCGGCATTCAGCTGCACTCGGACACCTCGGGTCTGACCTTGACCAGGGGCCGGCCAAGAGGCCCGGGCATGGTGCTGACGGCCGCGGCCGGCTACGTCACGCCGTCGCTGCTGGGCCTGGGCGTGGCGGCGCTGCTGGGCGCGGGCAAGATCACGCTGCTGCTGTGGATCGCGATCGTGCTGCTGGCGGCCATGCTGGTGATGATCCGCAACGCCTTCGGCGTGCTGTCGGTGCTGGTCACCGGCGGCATCGTGTTCGCGGTGTCCTGGTACGCCTCGACCGACATCCAGGCGGTCTTCGGCTACGTGATCGCGTGGTTCCTGCTGCTCGGCGGCGTCCGCCCGGTGTTCGAGCTCCAGCGCAAACGCTGGCGCGGCCGGGCCCCCGACTCGGACGCCGACCAGCTGGCCAAGATCACCGGTGTCGCCGGTGGCCTCTGGGTGACGCTGTTCGGGTTGGTGAGCATCGCCTCGCTGGTGATCGGCGCCGACCTGCTGCTGCCGCACTAA
- a CDS encoding NAD(P)H-dependent flavin oxidoreductase, translating into MIEQLRVPVIVAPMAGGGSTPELVAAVVAAGGFGFTPGGYLTAQALAEQMVRTSALTEGRYGVNLFVPGTNTKPDLADYTERVAAESARLGVEPGEPRWEDDEYPAKLEIVLAQRVPVVSFTFGLPNAGDVARLHAAGTEIIATVTTPAEAHQAAQLGVDALAVQGFEAGAHRGTLTDDGVSPGGGEEFGLLALIRRIQAVTDLPLIAAGGLVHGADVAAVLTAGAVAAQLGTAFLLCPEAGTSATHRAALADRTRRTAITRAFTGRPARGMVNRFLTENTADAPVGYPQVHHLTRPMRAAAAKAGDPDLVHLWAGQTYQLAGELPAAELVARLDREAREAIERVSRRLG; encoded by the coding sequence GTGATCGAGCAGCTGCGCGTCCCCGTGATCGTCGCCCCGATGGCGGGCGGCGGGTCCACCCCCGAACTGGTCGCCGCGGTGGTCGCCGCCGGCGGCTTCGGCTTCACACCGGGCGGCTACCTGACCGCCCAGGCGCTGGCCGAGCAGATGGTGCGGACCAGTGCGCTGACCGAGGGTCGCTACGGCGTGAACCTGTTCGTGCCGGGCACGAACACCAAGCCGGATCTGGCCGACTACACCGAGCGGGTGGCGGCGGAGTCGGCCCGGCTCGGTGTCGAGCCGGGCGAGCCGCGCTGGGAGGACGACGAGTATCCGGCGAAGCTGGAAATCGTGCTGGCGCAACGGGTTCCGGTGGTCTCGTTCACGTTCGGACTGCCGAACGCCGGTGACGTGGCCAGACTGCACGCGGCCGGCACGGAGATCATCGCCACGGTGACGACGCCGGCCGAGGCGCACCAGGCGGCGCAGCTCGGCGTCGATGCGTTGGCCGTGCAGGGTTTCGAGGCCGGCGCGCACCGTGGCACGCTGACCGATGACGGCGTTTCCCCGGGCGGCGGCGAGGAATTCGGCCTGCTGGCCTTGATCCGCCGGATCCAGGCCGTCACGGACCTGCCGCTGATCGCCGCCGGCGGCCTCGTGCACGGCGCCGACGTGGCGGCGGTGCTGACCGCCGGCGCGGTCGCGGCCCAGCTCGGCACGGCGTTCCTGCTGTGCCCCGAGGCCGGCACATCCGCGACGCACCGGGCCGCCCTGGCCGACCGCACGCGGCGCACGGCGATCACCCGTGCCTTCACCGGCCGCCCGGCCCGCGGCATGGTCAACCGGTTCCTGACCGAGAACACCGCCGACGCCCCGGTCGGCTATCCCCAGGTGCACCACCTGACCCGGCCGATGCGCGCGGCCGCGGCCAAGGCCGGCGACCCGGACCTGGTCCACCTGTGGGCCGGCCAGACCTACCAGCTGGCCGGCGAGCTGCCCGCGGCCGAGTTGGTGGCCCGGCTCGACCGCGAGGCCCGCGAAGCGATCGAGCGGGTCAGCCGGCGTCTCGGCTGA
- a CDS encoding zinc-binding dehydrogenase, which produces MFAVYASEPNPTDPLASLVVGERDTPTPPPGWVSVSVRAASLNMHDLWTLRGVGIKPEQFPMILGCDGAGVLDDGTEVVLHSVIGDPEWGGDETLDPKRTLLTEKHQGTFADTVIVPRRNALPKPAGLSFAEAACMGTAWLTAYRMLFVKSELRPGQTILVQGASGGVATALIQLGVAAGFRVWVTGRSEEKRALAKQLGAHEAFESGARLPERVDGVFETVGKATWSHSMKSLKPGGVVVISGATTGDASAAELQRLFFLQLRVVGSTMGTREELGDLLKFCDLAGVRPQIGAELPFSHAAEGLKSMLDGDVAGKIVLSRDAG; this is translated from the coding sequence ATGTTCGCCGTTTACGCCTCCGAGCCGAACCCGACCGACCCGCTCGCCTCGCTGGTCGTCGGCGAGCGCGACACCCCGACGCCGCCGCCCGGCTGGGTCAGCGTGTCGGTGCGCGCGGCCAGCCTGAACATGCACGACCTGTGGACGCTGCGCGGCGTGGGCATCAAACCCGAGCAGTTCCCGATGATCCTGGGCTGCGACGGCGCCGGCGTGTTGGATGACGGCACCGAGGTGGTGCTGCACTCCGTGATCGGCGACCCCGAATGGGGCGGCGACGAGACGCTGGACCCGAAGCGGACCCTGCTCACCGAGAAGCACCAGGGCACCTTCGCCGACACGGTGATCGTGCCGCGGCGCAACGCCCTGCCCAAGCCGGCCGGGCTGTCGTTCGCCGAGGCGGCGTGCATGGGCACGGCGTGGCTGACGGCGTACCGGATGCTGTTCGTGAAGTCGGAGCTGCGGCCCGGTCAGACGATCCTGGTGCAGGGCGCTTCCGGTGGCGTGGCCACGGCGCTGATCCAGCTCGGCGTCGCCGCCGGTTTCCGGGTGTGGGTCACCGGGCGTAGCGAGGAGAAGCGGGCCCTGGCCAAGCAGCTCGGCGCGCACGAGGCATTCGAATCCGGCGCGCGGCTGCCCGAGCGGGTGGACGGCGTGTTCGAGACCGTCGGCAAGGCCACCTGGTCGCACAGCATGAAGTCGTTGAAGCCGGGCGGCGTGGTGGTGATCTCCGGCGCCACCACCGGCGACGCCTCGGCCGCCGAGCTCCAGCGGCTGTTCTTCCTCCAGCTCCGCGTGGTCGGCTCGACCATGGGCACCCGTGAGGAGCTCGGCGACCTGCTCAAGTTCTGCGACCTGGCCGGCGTGCGCCCCCAGATCGGGGCCGAGCTGCCGTTCTCCCACGCCGCCGAGGGCCTCAAGTCGATGTTGGACGGCGACGTGGCCGGCAAGATCGTGCTCAGCCGAGACGCCGGCTGA
- a CDS encoding ribonuclease domain-containing protein, which produces MTSRRRITFALVGLVVLVLAGWLVKDLTGGGASTPTTTSTSAKATGAVPGSSSGLPVKALSSLPKEADDTWKLIQKGGPYPYPKNDGVVFHNNGNLLPRNKDGYYHEYTVDTPGAKNRATKRLITGSQRELYYTDDHYDSFVVVDPTR; this is translated from the coding sequence GTGACATCGCGCCGACGCATCACCTTCGCCCTAGTCGGCCTGGTCGTGCTCGTGCTGGCCGGTTGGCTGGTCAAGGACCTGACCGGCGGGGGCGCCAGCACGCCGACCACGACTTCCACCTCGGCCAAGGCCACCGGCGCGGTTCCGGGGTCGTCGTCCGGCCTGCCGGTCAAGGCGCTGTCCTCGCTGCCCAAGGAGGCCGACGACACCTGGAAGCTGATCCAGAAGGGCGGGCCGTACCCGTACCCGAAGAATGACGGCGTGGTCTTCCACAACAATGGGAACCTGTTGCCGCGCAACAAGGACGGCTACTACCACGAGTACACCGTCGACACTCCGGGCGCGAAGAACCGGGCCACCAAGCGGCTGATCACCGGGTCCCAACGTGAGCTGTACTACACCGACGACCACTACGACTCGTTCGTCGTGGTGGATCCGACACGATGA
- a CDS encoding barstar family protein, with product MRHVLDGSALHDRLSALDGIAAALSFPDYFGRNLDALRDCLVDLSWLPAGQHVLVWQHSGVLRGDDPQAYQRIVAVLDQAVEENPEFRYQLS from the coding sequence ATGCGGCACGTACTGGACGGCTCCGCCCTGCACGACCGGCTCTCCGCGCTGGACGGCATTGCCGCTGCGCTGTCGTTCCCCGACTACTTCGGCCGCAACCTGGACGCGCTGCGGGACTGTCTGGTCGACCTGTCGTGGCTGCCGGCCGGCCAACACGTCCTGGTGTGGCAGCACTCGGGCGTGCTGCGCGGCGACGATCCGCAGGCGTACCAGCGGATCGTCGCCGTACTCGACCAGGCCGTCGAGGAGAACCCCGAGTTCCGCTATCAGCTCTCCTGA